The following is a genomic window from Myxococcales bacterium.
CGAGGCGACTCAGTTGGGCGTTCACCCCCGCGGCATAGGCAAAGAGTTCGGGAGCGGTCTCTGGGTCGAGGCCAGAGGCTTCAGCATCGGCCAGCCGACCGATGCCCAAGGTGCGGACCAATCGATCCACCGGCAGTCCAGCGCGCCCCTCAATTTCAGCGCTCGTCCCGCGAGCCAACCGCCTCAACCACAACATCTGGCCCAGGCGGTCTTGTGCATGCACAAAGCCCAGACCAAACCAGGCCTCGACCTGTCGCGTCGCTCGAATGTGTGGCACCCCGCGCGAATCGCGGCGAATTGTGACCGGACTCGAGAGCCCCTCGATTTCGATTGCCCCCGTGACCTTGGGCTGGAACCGGCGACCTGCATTCCACGCCGCCATCGGGTCCTGGCTCTGCCATAGAAGCACCAGCACGAGCACCGTGCCGAATGAAATCCAGCCAGCCCGGCGCAGCATCCCCTGGCTTTGCTGGTTCGCAGATTTTGTGGGTCTCGACTCCAAAGGACCTGCACCCCCCCAGGGCAATTCTCTAAGCTTAGCGGCACCAGTGCCGTGCGTGCTGAATGCCGTGCGATCAAGCATCAAGGCGGGGTCGGAAAGCACGACCGGAACTCGGGAAAACCGAAACGAACGCAATGAGTTGGCAGTTCTATGGGCCTCCCGTACCATGCTCGCTCGCAAAAATCCGCCTACCAACCCTCACCCCCTGCGCGCGCCAGAACGACACACGTGCAATCGGGAGAATGTCCAGATTATGACCGTTCGCGACCTGGATTCGCTCCTCGCGGGCGACGGCGTCAAGGGAAAGCGCGTCTTTGTGCGCGCAGATCTCAACGTGCCGATGCGCGGCGACACGATTACGGACGCGACCCGAATCGAGGCCTCGGTCCCCACCCTGCGCAGGCTCGCGGAGTCCGGGGCGCGGGTCGTTGTGGCTTCGCACCTGGGAAGACCCGAGGGCGTGCGCAACCTCGACTATTCGCTCAAACCGGTCGCGAAACTGTTGGCCGATTGTCTCGGGCGTCCGGTTGGCTTTGCCGACGATTGTGTCGGCGAGAGCGCGGAATCTGCCGCGAACGCGCTCGCCGACGGCGAACTTCTCTTGCTCGAGAACCTTCGCTTCCACGACGGCGAAACGGCGAACGATTCCACCTTTGCCAAGCAGCTGGCCAAACTCGCCGACATCTATGTAAACGATGCCTTCGGAACCGCGCACCGCGCCCACGGATCTACCGCGGGAATGGTCGCGGAGTTCAGCCAGGTAGCAGCCGGAGACCTGTTGAAGTCCGAGTTGTCGAAGCTCGATCTCTTGTTCACTCCCGAACGCCCCTTCCTATGTCTATTGGGCGGAGCCAAAGTATCGGACAAATTGGGTGTGCTCGAAGCGTTGCTCGAACGCGCTGACGTGATCGCGATCGGCGGCGCCATGGCCTACACGTTTTTGGCCGCCGAGGGAAAGAGCGTCGGCAAGTCTCTGGTTGAGCGCGATCGCTTTGAGGATGCCCGGCGCATCCGCAAGCGCGCCGTACAAGCCAACTGTCGCCTGCTGCTCCCCACCGATCACGTGGTCGCGTCGAGCCCGGAAGACAGCAACGCATGTCGCACGACGAACGAGATCCCCGACAACCTGCTGGGGTTCGATATTGGTACCGACACGGCGGTCCTCTACGCCGATGAAGCGCGGAAAGCGGGGACCATTCTCTGGAACGGCCCCATGGGCATGTTCGAAATCCCGGCCTTTGCCGAGGGAACGGCAACCGTGGCGAAGGGTGTCGCCGCGAGTTCGGCCACCTCGG
Proteins encoded in this region:
- a CDS encoding phosphoglycerate kinase, yielding MTVRDLDSLLAGDGVKGKRVFVRADLNVPMRGDTITDATRIEASVPTLRRLAESGARVVVASHLGRPEGVRNLDYSLKPVAKLLADCLGRPVGFADDCVGESAESAANALADGELLLLENLRFHDGETANDSTFAKQLAKLADIYVNDAFGTAHRAHGSTAGMVAEFSQVAAGDLLKSELSKLDLLFTPERPFLCLLGGAKVSDKLGVLEALLERADVIAIGGAMAYTFLAAEGKSVGKSLVERDRFEDARRIRKRAVQANCRLLLPTDHVVASSPEDSNACRTTNEIPDNLLGFDIGTDTAVLYADEARKAGTILWNGPMGMFEIPAFAEGTATVAKGVAASSATSVVGGGDSLAAINQLGLADQIDHLSTGGGASLAYVQGRALPGVVALER